The following are encoded in a window of Dysidea avara chromosome 4, odDysAvar1.4, whole genome shotgun sequence genomic DNA:
- the LOC136254239 gene encoding uncharacterized protein, which yields MDSEINQILQIENVDKHQVGLHSPNMEREGMTKCLDFVISKGIKVAEIITDSSSSVAKTLESKYPTVYHSRDIWHKAKKLKKALAEAGKVRNMGKINQWSGNIVNHFWFCCRTCKGSSVKLKEKWFTVLHHVRNDHDWLLGRCEHQALNGPPTDNNGSNISYFNPQEPAFKILRKILTDRAWLKSLDAYVKFRHTGMLESFHSLLLSYCPKRTAYRDEAYLARTQLAVLDHYAHCRYNCQRRTKIPPKVQKAIQEVGCDTCENEERI from the exons ATGGATTCTGAGATAAACCAAATCTTGCAAATTGAAAATGTTGATAAGCATCAAGTAGGTCTGCATTCTCCAAATATGGAGAGAGAGGGGATGACCAAATGCCTAGACTTTGTGATATCCAAAGGCATCAAGGTTGCAGAAATAATCACCGACTCCTCATCTTCTGTTGCCAAGACTTTAG AAAGCAAATACCCCACTGTGTACCATTCTCGTGATATATGGCATAAAGCCAAGAAGCTGAAGAAAGCATTGGCCGAG GCTGGTAAGGTACGCAACATGGGGAAGATCAACCAATGGTCAGGCAACATTGTAAATCATTTTTGGTTTTGTTGTCGCACATGCAAGGGAAGCTCAGTGAAATTGAAG GAGAAGTGGTTTACCGTTCTACACCATGTACGGAATGACCATGATTGGTTGCTCGGAAGGTGTGAACATCAGGCTTTAAATGGTCCCCCCACAGATAATAATGGCTCAAATATTTCATATTTCAATCCTCAAGAACCAGCATTTAAAATTCTTCGAAAGATACTTACTGACAGAGCATGGCTCAAATCACTGGATGCTTACGTAAAGTTCAG ACATACTGGGATGCTTGAGTCTTTTCACAGCTTACTACTCAGTTATTGTCCCAAGAGAACTGCATACCG GGATGAAGCATACTTGGCTAGGACACAGCTGGCTGTGTTGGATCACTATGCCCACTGTCGCTACAACTGCCAAAGGAGAACAAAGATACCACCAAAAGTACAGAAAGCAATCCAAGAAGTGGGATGTGACACCTGTGAAAACGAAGAAAGAATATAA